The Spea bombifrons isolate aSpeBom1 chromosome 4, aSpeBom1.2.pri, whole genome shotgun sequence genome segment gggaaaaaatagaagaaaaaagttaCATAACCGTTTGGGACATCAGTGGTCTCCTGTTACAATTCTACACATACAAATCTACATGGGATCATCTGAATAAGACTCTTCAGAAGGACAAACAATATTTAGTATCATTATTCTGTCTGCCACCATAGTGGAATACTCATTGTGagtgatatataaaataaatccttCCTTGTGTGTGATGCATAATTTCTGGGTAGTTCTTTAGAATCTCCATAATCCATGTTTCTTCATATTGTGAAATGTGGTGATCTTCAGAAAAGCACTTATTTTAGGTATGGACTCCATGGAAGGTCCACAATCTCTGAAGTACCAATTCTACCACATCCCAACGAAatacttaataatataaaataacacaacGGTCTGCTGCCCTCCAACACCGCATTATTTCTTACATTTCTGAAATGAAAATAGTATACCTAAATTATCCTCATCTCATTTGGTTTTCAATAAAGTCATTTTATGAGATTTCTGTGCCCTTAGAatcttactttgcatttatgatATGTAAATTGGGTTTAAAATTCCACAATTCCCTGATTTTCCTAAAAGGTTTCCTGTTTTGCTAAGGTCATCCCTACCCCTTTCATTCAATATGTCTCCTATGGCTTGTATACATAAAGCTTCTttcaatatctatctatctatctatctatctatctatctatctatctatctatctatcatctatctatctatctatatatatatatatatttatatgtttgtatttttggtGCGTTTCATCCTTATGGACTGGAACTTTGGCATTAAATTTAAACCACATCGCTTTAAAGTCGACCACTAAAGTCGTAACTAAACCCACAGCCCCAGATCGTCTATAATTATATGTGACATCATTTTCGATTTGCAATCTTCAGTTTCCAGTTTTAATTCTCAGAGAAAACTCGCATGACTTGTAAGCACTTCTCCCGAACTATGTATGTACGGTATATTTCATTTTGCCTGCTTGTATTATTCATCTTTAATCTATTATAATTAACATATTGTTtccacattaaaatacatttaaaaataaggttatttttgtttttactgtaaATCCGAAAAATGGaaaccttaataataataataataataacaatattaacaatatagcaatataataataacaataataataatttggcagGACTGGCGTGAAACTCAGGGTTGCACATAAATCttggtgttatataaataaatggtagtaataataataataataataataaagatattcCAGAAAAATACCAATATATAGATTTATGCCTCAATGTTCTATCTGGAGGATCTATGAACCTCTTTATCTAATTAACCTGTATTAACAAAATCAAGACTTCTTgatgtcagtatatatatatatatatatatatatatatatatatatatatatatagatagatagatatacataccTTATACCAGCATATCACAGAAATaatatctattttatatttccattaaaaagaaaaaatacattactaaaacttaaaaaggcaaaaaagtaaatcattatttttgcggatatttttattctaacaaccatttttaaaaatatatttttaacccgGTCCAGACTAATTCTCCAAAGGTTGAAATCCGATCTAGTTCCTCATAATAAATAGTCGAGCAGAATAATTTTCGAAATTTTCAGACCCAAAAAATTAAACGTATTTTTTCCCAACCTGCAATGAATtattagcttttttattttcatacgaAGAATATCAGTATAATAAATTTACAACATTTGATAtaattttacatacatacatacaaaaataagaatatcATCAAAATGCTGTTTGGCAACATATTTTTCAGAGGTTCAACATtcgaaattgttttttttttaacataaccaaaatagcaaaaaacataaaataaaatgtgttggcGTTTGCATGTAATTTCTTATGACATCTTGTGTCTGTCATtcgtatatacggtatatatatatatatatatatatatatatatatatatatatatatatatataatttgcattgtaaaaacacattttgtacaaTATTTGATAGCGAGCACCATACCTCTCCAGGGCAATAAGGTAAAAGCCACTACTATGCATTGTGATGACAACAGTTCGGCCGTGCTTAGGATGCCTCAGGTTCATGTCACCAAGCCCTGATGCCCTGCAGAGCAGCTTGTATATGTCCTTGTTGGGCACTGCCTGGCACTGCTGAGATGTTCATATTTACCAGCTGAGCTGCTGGGTTGACACTGGCTGGCACAGCTGGGGCACCTGGGTAATACCCACTGTTGCTGTAGGTACCATAGCAGACAGGGTAAGTGTACGGGCTGGTGTTGTATGGGGCAGAGAAAGTCTGTGCACTTCCAAGGCAAGGTTTCCCATCCCTAACCAAAACTGGCACTGCCACCCTGCGGGGTGGGGGTGGATGGCTTGCTAGCTCTAGGGATCTGTCTTGCTTCTGCCTCTTGCACTTGTATCTTCTGTTCTGAAACCAAATCTTGACTTGGGTAGAGGTCAGTTTCAAAAGGGCTGCCAGCTGCTCCCTCTCTGGGGCAGATAGGTACCTCTGCTGCTTGAATCTCCTTTCCAGCTCATACACCTGGAGCTGGGAGAACAGGACCCTGGGCTTCCTCCTCTGCCTCTGCTGGGGGCGATCAATGGGCTCCAATCTCCTTGTGCCACCCACAAACCTCCCTAGAAATGGGCAGAAAAATAGGTATAGTAAATGAAGATTTTTTTGCGTTCAATTTTAACCCCCTGAGTGACAAGAAAGGAGTCATTCATTGCTTTTCATTTGCTTGCACCAGCATATGTTTACTGCAGCAGCCACAATGCTTGTATagtttctttcttttcatttttttgctttattaaaaaataaatatatgatatatatatacacacacacacacatatctatgtgtgtgtatatatatatgatatatacacacacacacacacatgtatatatatatatatatatatatataatttcagtcGACTTTTAATgtcttaaataataaataaagcagtGCACTACATAAATATGTtagataaatattaatgtatatgatattgTGCCTCTCATGTTTCTGAATTAAAGCGTGTGGTTATAATACtgtttatatctttatatttaatatttgtattaaaatattaatagtaaaaaaatatatgttatttccCATAGATACTCTGAACATATTCAACAGGCATATATTCATTCCATAATCAGAATATAAACGATTTCGTCTCCTTATATTCTTATTCTTATATACATGAATACATGAATTTGTaagttctaaataaaaaaaataaaaaacaagtaaTCAATGGTCGCAGCTGTAAGTACTGAAATTTCGTTCCTGGGTATGAGAATGAATTACGAGTAATAACTTCAGGTGTAGCAGTAAACATATGTTATAATATTCTACACCCTGatataaataaagcataataatgCCTACCTAGTTGCATTGTTGCAGGATTAGAGATATATCGTGCTTGCATTATTAAACAGACTGTATATAATACTGAATAAAGAAATATCCAATATCCAGTTACCAAGCCTTCTATCTGAATATTCTCTTCTGAGCTCTGTGTTCGATTTCTATTCATCTTTACATGTTATACAGATGGtatgtaaaaaatgaattatgctacacacaaacactcttaTTTATGCAGATAAAGTTACTATAATTTACTCTCTCccagcttacacacacacacacacacatatatatatatatatatatatatatatatatatatatatatatatatatatatatatttggtgtgCTGTTAACGAATAATTACcgtgtaatttatatattaatttaattagcctattatcacaaaaaaatatttaattcaaatTGTATGCAAGACCCTAAAATTCTAAGGGGTGAACATTAACATTTTCCGAATTAATTAATGTAGTTCATTTGTActgatataactatatatatatatatatatatatatatatatatatatcgatatatGCATTCggtgtattatataatatacgaGGACATGTTAATACTAATATTTAATGTGATTGAACAGAACGAAATATTCGTAAAAATACGTTAAATCGAATGCAGGAGTTTTCGCTATGAGCCGGATAAAATGTGTCATTATCGTTACacttttattgaaataatatatcaatattgttacactattattaaaataatgtatcattgttttatttctaatgttttcCATTTCAGTCTATATGGGAGAAGTGGTATTAAATTAGCTAAATCTAGCCTTATCTTTTCTAAGAAAAAGACAATGAATTGAATACGGTATTAGAAACATCTATTCATTGATCTACAGCCATACAATTATGCAatacattaaagtaaaaaaataataataaagaagcaTTTTAATAATACAAGTGTAACTATAGGTGAAATAATTACATTGTATCAGATTGGCCTTCGACTGGTAATACCTGTTATTGAACTGTAATAACAGCTTTAGAAGGAGTACCTGGTTTCTACATTTTGGCACAGTGAAAACCAAAAATGATCATTTCTTGTAATCACCTGGTCTCTCTTTGGAATAAATTGTGAAATTAAAGCATATTTAgacacataataatataattagaaTGCTGGTATCTCCAAGGGTAGTCCAATTGCTCACTGAAGTCCTGTTTTGTATGGGTAATGAATGGTTGCACTCACTTTGATCCTGGTTCTGATCCGGATCTTCTCCGTCAGGAGATTCACAGGAAGGTCTGAAGGTCCCACTCTCCCCACATTCTCTGGAGGTCCCACTCTCCGCAATTTCTTCTCGCTCTTTGTCCCGAATAGGAGCTGGAGGTGCCTTGGTTTCTTGAGGGTTAGTACATATGGACACCAAAGGTGTCTCCTCCTGGCCAGCAGGGTGATTCGTGTGATCCAGCCTTAGAATATCTTTAACCGAGAATGGTGTGGTAGTAACAGGGCTGGGGAGCATGTTTGGGGAGGGTCACAGAGCAACTGGTCCCCAAAAAATCGCAAAGCAGGAGGAAGGGATCATGGAGCACCCTGGGTGTTCTCACTGCACACCTGGGAGATGGTGACCCCTTTGTAGTTGCCTCCTCTGACGTCTCTACAATGAAGCACTGCTCATTTTCAACTTGAGAGATAGTTTAAAGCTCCTCAAAGCCTATTGGCCAATATCCCACCAAGAGTCGACCCCTCCTTGAGTGATTCACACAGACAGGGGCCCATCCACATTCTCGCTGCACAAATACAGGACCGTAAACCTCTTACCTGTGTAGAGAAAGGCTTGCTATTGTGAGCTCTGAGCACCTTATAGAATGGACTGTATCCTGCAGTAATTCATTCCAACCCCCAGCactgcagacagacacatccaatACTTACCTGGGAAATCCAGCCTCTTAGATCTGCCATTGGGGAAGATTTCTAGCACAGATATATCAGGAAATAATCTGGAAAAGCAAATCAAAACACATCAAGGGCAATTATCCAGAAACTAAACCAACTGATTAACTAGGATTGACAAGACACTTTTACATTTCCTCCAAACACTCATTATTAACACAGGAAATGGCGCAACACAGAGGGTTAAATAATTCCACAAATACGCAGAATATAATCTATATTCAATACATGTAgttatttacatattattattattattattattattattattagtagtagtagtagtagtagtagtagtagtggtagtagtagtagtggtagtagtagccacataattatgttttttttaattaccctGAAATGCTTTCTGATGTGCTGTAAATATGTTGCTGTTTTCACTAAATATTTtaccaaacatttattttcctaaTAAAATTACCTGatatcacaaaacaaaataaagtatttttctcaACATGTttaattagttaattaatttaatgttcATATCAAACCTTTACAACAAAAAGCCTGTCACTGTCTGTATTATGGGTAAATATATTGGTAATTTACGGAGAGCAATGATATATTAGAGCAttcaaaataaaagttaataaaaacctCTTCTTGCtattaaatcaaataatatttaGGATGATCATAGGGAAATCCGCTTTGGAGGTGTCCCTATTCCTAACCAGCAGTTGCAGGTAGACAGTGGGTTTCATGCTGGGTGTTTGTTAGTCTTTTACAAACTGAtcagtgtttgtttttcttatcaaACAAGTACTTGTAATGTGACAGTTCAGTAAAAAGAGAGACTGAACAGTTGATAGGTAATCCAAGACCCTACATCCATTAGGAGCACATTAGGAAGGTGATAATAGCACTTAGATTCCACTAAAGAGACCCCCTAAAACACCCCAAATCTAATGTCACGCTGTTTAACTAATTTTAACCATTAGAGtactctatattttatatatatatatttttgccccttttttcatttaaggggttaattacaaATCATTGAATGTGTCTTAATACCCCAGGGTAAATGCTAAATAAGAGGTGGAAATTGAAAAGCTGCTACACATACGACCTATGCAAAGGTTTCTGGACTTATCACAGTGTCTCTCAACCTCTTGTCTAAGCACCCTTTGGCATATTTCAGATGGGTTAAGATAGTATTCCGAAAACCTGTTTCATTTTAAAGTTTAATGGAATTTGCTAGGAATATTTCTTTGGTTGTATATTGTACAGTCATACTAATTTTGCAACCTTTTGTATTATCCTTTTATCATCTTATTCTTTGGGGTAAAATATCCTATTAGAAGCATTGTTACAAGCAATgcgtatgtttgtgtatgtctgCTAAGAGCTGTGATGGCAAACGTTCACCCTTCTTTCTTTGGCACATCATGGCTTAACCACTATCCTCTGAATCCTCATgccatttattatcatttgTATTACTATTGATTGATTTCTATCATATTGTGATATTATGCAgctcaggacataacaagtagtgcatcacataaacTTGGTGAAGAGGGACCAGCTCAAGGGATGTTGCATGGAGTGGTGCTGGTTCATCCATGTGGCTGGTCTCATGAACAACCAGCACCTGATGGTGACCAGTGTTGTAATCCATCATATGCCAGATATTGGCCAAAGTCCATGTACTTGTGCAATGAACACCCACCAAGACAGACAAGAGCAAACAATGTCATAGATGTTGCTTCTGTCTGTCAATATTTCTAGTCATTAATATATGTCATGGAAATATTCAGCCCTACATATATCAATGCTGCCTGCATGCTTCCTATGCCAGTAACATGTCTTCTTCTGTACCTTATGCGGTTTTGTATGTTTCAGAACCCAACACAAGTTTCATAGTAAAGTTGGTAAACATAGATGAAACTGCCTGCTACCAAATGTTGAATGTAAGAATGTTTGTAGGTTAAGTGTTTATAGATCTATATAAGTGCAGTTATATAAT includes the following:
- the NKX2-6 gene encoding homeobox protein Nkx-2.6; translation: MLPSPVTTTPFSVKDILRLDHTNHPAGQEETPLVSICTNPQETKAPPAPIRDKEREEIAESGTSRECGESGTFRPSCESPDGEDPDQNQDQRRFVGGTRRLEPIDRPQQRQRRKPRVLFSQLQVYELERRFKQQRYLSAPEREQLAALLKLTSTQVKIWFQNRRYKCKRQKQDRSLELASHPPPPRRVAVPVLVRDGKPCLGSAQTFSAPYNTSPYTYPVCYGTYSNSGYYPGAPAVPASVNPAAQLVNMNISAVPGSAQQGHIQAALQGIRAW